From Streptomyces sp. NBC_01460, a single genomic window includes:
- a CDS encoding CGNR zinc finger domain-containing protein: MELAYYSDYAVRLVNTEEPARNKDSLTTVESVRELFGANAQAARRATDADVTRFRSVRGRLRAVFEAADNGEETLAVDLLNSLLLEFPVSPQISGHDIRDEDDKPDWHMHLADHPSNATAGFAAIAAMGLAFHLTSHGVDRLGLCEAAPCRNAYLDTSTNRSRRYCSDRCATRANVAAYRARKRLETERSADTRRTADTAQRSTPGSDR; encoded by the coding sequence GTGGAACTGGCCTATTACTCGGACTACGCCGTGCGTCTGGTCAACACCGAGGAGCCGGCCCGCAACAAGGACTCGCTCACCACGGTCGAGTCCGTCCGTGAGCTGTTCGGTGCGAACGCCCAGGCGGCCCGCCGCGCGACCGACGCGGACGTGACCCGCTTCCGGTCCGTGCGCGGCCGGCTGCGCGCGGTGTTCGAGGCGGCCGACAACGGCGAGGAGACCCTCGCGGTCGACCTGCTCAACTCACTCCTGCTGGAGTTCCCGGTGAGCCCGCAGATCTCCGGCCATGACATCCGGGACGAGGACGACAAGCCGGACTGGCACATGCACCTCGCCGACCATCCGTCGAACGCGACGGCGGGCTTCGCCGCGATCGCGGCGATGGGCCTCGCCTTCCACCTCACGTCGCACGGCGTGGACCGGCTCGGCCTGTGCGAGGCGGCGCCGTGCCGCAACGCCTACCTCGACACCTCCACCAACCGCTCGCGGCGCTACTGCTCCGACCGCTGCGCGACCCGCGCCAACGTCGCCGCCTACCGGGCCCGCAAGCGCCTGGAGACGGAGCGCTCCGCCGACACGCGCCGTACCGCGGACACCGCCCAGCGCAGCACCCCGGGCAGCGACCGCTGA
- a CDS encoding amino acid ABC transporter permease: MTDIKKAGPTDTPPTPSAGPEAIKAIPVRHYGRYVSAIITLGLLATLVYAFAQGDINWAAIPDYFFDDQILEGVKNTVIITVLSMIIGVVLGIVLAVMRLSKNPVTTSIAWGYIWFFRGTPVYVQLLVWFNLGIVFEYINLGPIYKDEWSSFMTPFLCALLGLGLNEAAYMAEICRAGLQSVDEGQTEAAHALGMSHGKTLRRIVVPQAMRVIVPPTGNEVINMLKTSSLAVAVQYTELLRSTQNVSQTSGATVEMLFLAAAWYMVLTSVLSIGQYYLERYYARGSSRSLPDTPFQKIKANMLSLGRPKGGAA; encoded by the coding sequence GTGACTGACATCAAGAAGGCGGGGCCGACGGACACCCCGCCCACCCCGTCGGCGGGGCCGGAGGCGATCAAGGCCATACCGGTGCGCCACTACGGCCGGTACGTCTCGGCGATCATCACGCTCGGCCTCCTGGCCACGCTCGTCTACGCCTTCGCCCAGGGCGACATCAACTGGGCTGCGATACCGGACTACTTCTTCGACGACCAGATCCTCGAGGGTGTCAAGAACACCGTCATCATCACGGTCCTCTCGATGATCATCGGCGTGGTGCTGGGCATCGTGCTGGCCGTGATGCGGCTCTCCAAGAACCCGGTGACCACGTCCATCGCGTGGGGCTACATCTGGTTCTTCCGCGGGACCCCCGTCTACGTGCAGCTCCTGGTCTGGTTCAACCTGGGCATCGTGTTCGAGTACATCAATCTCGGGCCGATCTACAAGGACGAGTGGTCGTCCTTCATGACCCCGTTCCTGTGCGCGCTGCTCGGCCTCGGCCTCAACGAGGCGGCGTACATGGCGGAGATCTGCCGGGCCGGCCTCCAGTCGGTCGACGAGGGGCAGACCGAGGCGGCGCACGCCCTGGGCATGAGCCACGGCAAGACGCTCCGCAGGATCGTCGTCCCGCAGGCCATGCGCGTGATCGTGCCGCCGACCGGCAACGAGGTCATCAACATGCTGAAGACCTCCTCGCTCGCGGTCGCCGTGCAGTACACCGAACTGCTGCGCTCCACCCAGAACGTCTCGCAGACCTCGGGTGCGACCGTGGAGATGCTGTTCCTGGCGGCCGCCTGGTACATGGTGCTCACCTCCGTGCTCAGCATCGGCCAGTACTACCTGGAGCGGTACTACGCACGCGGCTCCAGCCGCAGCCTGCCGGACACCCCGTTCCAGAAGATCAAGGCGAACATGCTGTCGCTCGGACGCCCGAAGGGAGGTGCCGCATGA
- a CDS encoding ABC transporter substrate-binding protein, with amino-acid sequence MTASTLCRTAAKSRIAAVCAVAVAGTLLLTACGDQTDSAAKKDSGTASADKAPLADLVPQAIKDKGEIKVGSDIAYPPVEFKDKSGKTVGIDPDLADALGKQLGVKFVFENGTFDTLLTGLRSKRYDLAMSAMTDTKDRQDGVDSETKKKVGEGVDFIDYFTAGVSIYTKKGDDKGISTWSDLCGKRLVVQRGTVSHDLAKAESAKCGGKGKISIEAFDNDLEAQTRLRGGGADAGSSDFPVAAYAVKTSGGGNDFQLVGDQVEAAPYGIAVAKGNDELTKAIEAALNAVIKNGDYDKVIAKWGVDAGAVTEAKINGGS; translated from the coding sequence ATGACCGCAAGCACCCTCTGTCGTACGGCCGCGAAGTCCCGGATTGCCGCCGTCTGCGCAGTCGCGGTCGCCGGCACCCTGCTGCTGACCGCCTGTGGAGACCAGACCGACAGCGCCGCGAAGAAGGACTCGGGCACCGCCTCCGCCGACAAGGCGCCGCTCGCCGACCTCGTCCCCCAGGCCATCAAGGACAAGGGTGAGATCAAGGTCGGATCCGACATCGCCTACCCGCCGGTCGAGTTCAAGGACAAGTCCGGCAAGACGGTCGGCATCGACCCCGACCTGGCGGACGCCCTCGGCAAGCAGCTCGGGGTGAAGTTCGTCTTCGAGAACGGCACGTTCGACACCCTGCTCACGGGCCTGCGCTCGAAGCGCTACGACCTGGCGATGTCGGCCATGACCGACACCAAGGACCGCCAGGACGGCGTCGACTCCGAGACGAAGAAGAAGGTCGGCGAGGGCGTCGACTTCATCGACTACTTCACCGCGGGCGTCTCCATCTACACCAAGAAGGGCGACGACAAGGGCATCAGCACCTGGTCGGACCTCTGCGGCAAGAGGCTGGTCGTCCAGCGGGGCACCGTCTCCCACGACCTCGCCAAGGCCGAGAGCGCCAAGTGCGGCGGCAAGGGCAAGATCTCCATCGAGGCCTTCGACAACGACCTCGAGGCCCAGACCCGCCTGCGCGGCGGCGGCGCCGACGCCGGCTCCTCCGACTTCCCGGTCGCCGCGTACGCGGTCAAGACCTCGGGCGGCGGCAACGACTTCCAGCTGGTCGGCGACCAGGTCGAGGCGGCCCCGTACGGCATCGCCGTCGCCAAGGGCAACGACGAGCTCACCAAGGCCATCGAGGCGGCCCTGAACGCGGTCATCAAGAACGGTGACTACGACAAGGTCATCGCCAAGTGGGGCGTCGACGCCGGCGCGGTCACCGAGGCCAAGATCAACGGCGGGTCCTGA
- a CDS encoding tyrosine-type recombinase/integrase, translating into MANIQKRPNGKWRARYRDLDGKEHARHFDRKLDAQRWLDEVTTSVVTGQYVDPRAGRVTFEKYAERWQGSLIASEAGERITDNALRLHLVPALGARSLAAIRRNDIQVLFKHLSDQLGPGSVRNVHDVLVRVMTAAVDDKVIASSPCRRITLPVIPDEEVTPPTVAQVEAMARVMPPYIRAAVVVLAGSGLRIGELLGLKVSDVDFKAGSIRVERQRLQSGKIGPPKTAKSRRTVPVGEVVTDALLGHLAARPSMEWLFTMEEGEPLNYRRWKTEWNCARRALQAAESEAAKREGRKPVGLPHMVTHDLRHFYASALIAGGASVKQVQMVLGHASAVITLRIYAHLWPGEEDRTRSVMDAVLGGLRTGCGRVGSPTSETAGQTA; encoded by the coding sequence TTGGCGAACATCCAGAAGCGCCCCAACGGCAAATGGCGTGCCCGATACCGCGACCTCGACGGCAAGGAGCACGCCCGCCACTTCGACCGGAAGCTCGACGCCCAGCGCTGGCTCGACGAGGTCACGACCAGCGTGGTCACCGGTCAGTACGTCGACCCGCGTGCCGGTCGCGTCACCTTCGAGAAGTACGCCGAGAGGTGGCAGGGCTCGCTCATCGCGAGCGAGGCGGGTGAGCGCATCACCGACAACGCGCTCCGGCTCCACCTCGTACCGGCGCTGGGTGCCCGCTCCCTGGCGGCGATACGCCGCAACGACATACAAGTGCTGTTCAAGCACCTGTCCGACCAGCTCGGTCCGGGCAGTGTCCGGAACGTCCACGACGTCCTCGTGCGCGTCATGACGGCGGCCGTGGACGACAAGGTCATCGCCTCCAGCCCGTGCCGCCGGATCACCCTTCCGGTCATTCCGGACGAGGAGGTCACCCCGCCCACCGTCGCTCAGGTCGAGGCCATGGCACGCGTGATGCCGCCGTACATCCGGGCAGCCGTCGTCGTGCTCGCAGGGTCAGGCTTGCGCATAGGTGAGTTGCTGGGCCTGAAGGTGTCGGACGTCGACTTCAAGGCCGGCAGCATTCGCGTGGAGCGGCAGCGGCTCCAGTCGGGGAAGATCGGCCCGCCGAAGACCGCGAAGTCCCGGCGTACGGTTCCGGTCGGGGAGGTCGTCACCGACGCGCTCCTCGGGCACCTCGCCGCGCGCCCCTCCATGGAGTGGCTGTTCACGATGGAGGAGGGGGAACCGCTCAACTACCGCCGCTGGAAAACCGAGTGGAATTGCGCACGTAGGGCGCTCCAGGCGGCGGAGAGCGAAGCAGCCAAGCGTGAGGGCCGCAAGCCCGTCGGGCTGCCGCACATGGTGACCCACGACCTGCGGCACTTCTACGCCTCCGCGCTCATCGCGGGCGGTGCGAGCGTCAAGCAGGTCCAGATGGTCCTCGGCCACGCGTCCGCAGTCATCACCCTGCGGATCTACGCGCATCTGTGGCCGGGCGAAGAAGACCGCACCCGGTCCGTGATGGACGCCGTGCTCGGCGGCCTGCGGACCGGGTGCGGACGGGTAGGGAGTCCGACCAGCGAAACCGCAGGTCAGACGGCCTAA
- a CDS encoding amino acid ABC transporter ATP-binding protein, whose amino-acid sequence MTAMVKAEGVHKSFGPAHILKGIDLEVAPREVFCLIGPSGSGKSTFLRCINHLEQINAGRLYVDGDLVGYRQKGDKLYELKDSEVALKRRDIGMVFQRFNLFPHMTAIENVMEAPIQVKGEAKAVARARAERLLDRVGLSDKAKNYPSQLSGGQQQRVAIARALAMEPKLMLFDEPTSALDPELVGDVLDVMRGLAEDGMTMIVVTHEMGFAREVGDALVFMDDGVVVESGHPRDVLTNPQHDRTKSFLSKVL is encoded by the coding sequence ATGACCGCCATGGTGAAGGCCGAGGGCGTACACAAGTCCTTCGGCCCCGCACACATCCTCAAGGGCATCGACCTCGAGGTCGCCCCGCGTGAGGTCTTCTGCCTGATCGGCCCCTCCGGTTCCGGCAAGTCGACGTTCCTGCGGTGCATCAACCACCTGGAGCAGATCAACGCCGGCCGGCTGTACGTCGACGGCGATCTGGTCGGCTACCGCCAGAAGGGCGACAAGCTCTACGAGCTCAAGGACAGCGAGGTCGCGCTGAAGCGCCGGGACATCGGCATGGTCTTCCAGCGCTTCAACCTGTTCCCGCACATGACGGCCATCGAGAACGTCATGGAGGCACCGATCCAGGTGAAGGGCGAGGCCAAGGCCGTCGCCCGGGCCCGCGCGGAGCGGTTGCTGGACCGGGTGGGCCTGTCCGACAAGGCGAAGAACTATCCGTCCCAGCTCTCCGGCGGTCAGCAGCAGCGCGTGGCCATCGCCCGCGCCCTGGCCATGGAGCCGAAGCTGATGCTCTTCGACGAGCCCACCTCGGCGCTCGACCCGGAGCTGGTCGGCGACGTCCTGGACGTCATGCGCGGACTGGCCGAGGACGGCATGACGATGATCGTCGTCACGCACGAGATGGGCTTCGCCCGTGAGGTCGGCGACGCGCTGGTCTTCATGGACGACGGCGTGGTGGTCGAGTCCGGCCACCCCCGCGACGTCCTGACGAACCCGCAGCACGACCGGACGAAGTCCTTCCTGTCCAAGGTGCTGTAA
- the sodX gene encoding nickel-type superoxide dismutase maturation protease: protein MPEPAQEPWSGRAERRAFQVVEVTGPSMVPTLYHGDWLLVQRGAPVRPGDVVILRHPFQQDLLVVKRAAERRDGGWWVLGDNAYAGGDSTDYGTVPGELVLARVRARYRPLRKDQRSLPGVLRWAVSAVRRVSAERSVSRRLRAR, encoded by the coding sequence ATGCCGGAACCGGCGCAGGAGCCGTGGAGCGGGCGGGCGGAGCGCAGGGCGTTCCAGGTGGTCGAGGTGACGGGGCCGTCGATGGTGCCCACGCTCTACCACGGGGACTGGCTGCTCGTGCAGCGCGGGGCGCCGGTGCGCCCGGGGGACGTGGTGATCCTGCGTCATCCCTTCCAGCAGGATCTGCTGGTGGTCAAACGCGCGGCGGAGCGGCGCGACGGCGGCTGGTGGGTGCTGGGCGACAACGCGTACGCGGGCGGGGACAGCACGGACTACGGGACGGTGCCCGGGGAGCTCGTGCTGGCCCGTGTGCGGGCCCGCTACCGGCCCCTGAGGAAGGATCAGCGGTCGCTGCCCGGGGTGCTGCGCTGGGCGGTGTCCGCGGTACGGCGCGTGTCGGCGGAGCGCTCCGTCTCCAGGCGCTTGCGGGCCCGGTAG
- the sodN gene encoding superoxide dismutase, Ni, which yields MLSRLFAPKVKVSAHCDLPCGVYDPAQARIEAESVKAVQEKYQANEDADFRTRAVLIKEQRAELAKHHVSVLWSDYFKPPHFEKYPELHQLVNDTLKALSAAKGSNDPATGQKALDLIAQIDKIFWETKKA from the coding sequence ATGCTTTCCCGCCTGTTTGCCCCCAAGGTGAAGGTCAGCGCTCACTGCGACCTGCCCTGCGGTGTGTACGACCCGGCCCAGGCCCGCATCGAGGCGGAGTCCGTCAAGGCCGTCCAGGAGAAGTACCAGGCCAACGAGGACGCGGACTTCCGCACGCGCGCCGTTCTGATCAAGGAACAGCGTGCCGAGCTCGCGAAGCACCACGTCTCGGTGCTCTGGAGCGACTACTTCAAGCCCCCGCACTTCGAGAAGTACCCGGAGCTGCACCAGCTGGTCAACGACACCCTGAAGGCGCTCTCCGCGGCCAAGGGCTCGAATGACCCGGCCACGGGCCAGAAGGCTCTGGACCTGATCGCCCAGATCGACAAGATTTTCTGGGAGACCAAGAAGGCTTGA
- a CDS encoding helix-turn-helix transcriptional regulator gives MRYLTTAEVAERYRTAESTVRYWRQLKKGPRGIKVGKRVLYPEAELLRYERALIDGGEDWGLAS, from the coding sequence ATGCGATACCTGACCACCGCCGAGGTCGCCGAGCGCTACCGCACCGCTGAGAGCACCGTCCGCTACTGGCGCCAGCTCAAGAAGGGGCCGCGCGGCATCAAGGTCGGCAAGCGGGTGCTCTACCCCGAGGCCGAACTGCTGCGCTACGAGCGCGCGCTGATCGACGGCGGAGAGGACTGGGGCCTGGCCTCATGA
- a CDS encoding helix-turn-helix transcriptional regulator, with protein sequence MASEKTEGGEVPLLYSEGNVAGRVALEREVRGWSTTELAERVTRAGVKMNQTAVWRIENGSPRRRINLDEALAFSRVFELPLEELMSPPLEGLDVDSRRLVQEAVEAFYETRDARDRLHRAVVAVAGHIKAHPDSSRAIHEQCLRLMGDERDARVLSGDIEDGGHY encoded by the coding sequence ATGGCAAGCGAGAAGACCGAGGGTGGCGAGGTGCCGCTGCTCTACAGCGAAGGCAACGTGGCGGGCCGCGTGGCCCTGGAGCGCGAGGTCAGAGGGTGGAGCACGACCGAGCTGGCTGAGCGCGTGACCAGAGCCGGCGTGAAGATGAACCAGACGGCCGTGTGGCGCATCGAGAACGGCTCACCCCGTCGCCGGATCAACCTCGACGAGGCGCTCGCCTTCTCCCGCGTCTTCGAGCTCCCCCTCGAAGAGCTGATGTCGCCGCCCCTCGAAGGGCTCGACGTCGACAGCCGACGGCTCGTCCAGGAAGCCGTCGAAGCGTTCTACGAGACCCGTGACGCCCGCGACCGCCTGCACCGTGCTGTGGTCGCCGTCGCCGGCCATATCAAGGCCCACCCCGACAGCTCGCGGGCGATCCACGAGCAGTGCCTCCGCCTCATGGGCGACGAGCGGGACGCCCGCGTCCTCAGCGGCGACATCGAGGACGGGGGTCACTACTGA
- a CDS encoding class I SAM-dependent methyltransferase, translating to MGGRVYRVLRTYVQVEVRVTATGTDWQSWQESWDRQQEWYMPDREERFRVMLDMVEAFVGPEPRVLDLACGTGSITDRLLKRFPHATSTGVDLDPALLAIARGTFEGDDRVTFVTADLKDATWTERLPHASYDAVLTATALHWLHSGPLAALYGRIGGLVRDGGVFMNADHMIDADTPRINAAERAHRHAVMDRAKATGAVDWREWWALAAKDPALAAPTAERFAIYGEHADGDMPSAGWHARTLREAGFGEARAVWASPSDSLVLAVK from the coding sequence ATGGGTGGTCGCGTGTATCGGGTCTTACGGACGTACGTACAGGTGGAGGTTCGAGTGACGGCGACAGGCACCGACTGGCAGTCCTGGCAGGAGAGCTGGGACCGGCAGCAGGAGTGGTACATGCCGGACCGCGAGGAGCGGTTCCGGGTGATGCTCGACATGGTGGAGGCCTTCGTGGGGCCCGAACCGAGAGTGCTCGACCTCGCGTGCGGTACGGGCAGTATCACGGACCGGCTCCTCAAGCGGTTCCCCCACGCCACCAGTACGGGCGTCGACCTGGACCCGGCGCTGCTCGCCATCGCGCGCGGCACCTTCGAGGGGGACGACCGGGTCACCTTCGTCACCGCCGACCTGAAGGACGCCACCTGGACCGAGCGGCTGCCCCACGCCTCGTACGACGCGGTGCTCACCGCCACCGCGCTGCACTGGCTGCACAGCGGACCGCTCGCGGCCCTGTACGGGAGGATCGGCGGACTGGTCAGGGACGGCGGGGTCTTCATGAACGCCGACCACATGATCGACGCGGACACCCCCCGCATCAACGCCGCCGAACGTGCCCACCGGCACGCCGTCATGGACCGGGCCAAGGCCACAGGCGCCGTCGACTGGCGGGAGTGGTGGGCCCTGGCGGCGAAGGACCCGGCCCTCGCGGCACCCACCGCCGAGCGGTTCGCGATCTACGGCGAACACGCCGACGGCGACATGCCGTCCGCCGGCTGGCACGCCCGCACCCTCCGCGAGGCCGGGTTCGGCGAGGCGCGCGCGGTCTGGGCCTCACCGTCGGACAGCCTGGTCCTCGCCGTGAAGTAG